Genomic DNA from Blastocatellia bacterium:
TACCGGCAGCAGGGCGTCACCATCAACGATAAGCACATCGAGGTGATCGTGCGTCAGATGCTCCGCTGGGTCAAGATCAAGGATCCGGGAGATACCGATTTCGTCCTCGATGAACAGGTGGACCGCTTCCACTTCGCCGATGAGAACGAGCGCGTCATCCGACGGGGCGGCAAACCGGCACAGGCGGAACCCCTGTTGCTCGGCGTCACGAAAGCCAGTCTCTCAACCGATAGCTTCATCAGCGCCGCCTCTTTCCAGGAGACGACTCGCGTGCTCACTGAAGCCGCCGTCAGCGGACGCATTGACTACCTGCGGGGGCTCAAGGAGAACGTCATCGTCGGTCGCCTCATTCCCGCCGGAACCGGCATGAAGTATTATCGTCAGGTGGAAATCCCGGTTGACCGCGAAGCCGAGGAAGCGGCCGTTGCCCCCATGGCCGAGGATGAACGAAGCGAATTACTCAAGGACGTGACGATGACGATCGCCGAGACCTCCGATATGGAGGAAAACGTCACCGAGGAATAGGCGGGGCCCCGAGAGAAGTCCTCGTAGGTCCTCGCCCACTGACGAGAGAACCGTGGTTCATTCAGGTGCGACAAGGAGCCGCCCGTGAGCCTCTCACGGCGGCTTCTTTTGTGTCGGCCAGATTGCTCAGGAGAAACGATCATGGAGCAGAGGATCACCAGGAAGATTTGGCATGATGGGACGTTCATTGATTGGGAGGATGCCAAAATTCACGTGATGGCGCATGCCGTCAACTATGCCTCGACGGTGTTCGAGGGAATTCGCTGTTACGCCACCCCAAAGGGGCCGGCCATCTTCCGCTTGAAGGATCACCTTCAGCGACTGCTCAATTCCTGCCATATTTACCGGATGGACATCCCCTACTCGCTGGACGAGCTGACGACGGCCTGCAAGGACCTCGTGCGCATCAACGAGGTCAGCGAGTGTTACATTCGCCCCCTGGTCCTGCGGGGCTATGGTGTGTTCGGCGTCAATCCGCTGTCCTGTCCGCTGGAGACGTATATCGTTTGCTGGGTGTGGGGAAAATACCTCGGCGAAGACGCTCTTGATCAGGGCGTGGATGCCTGCGTGTCGAGTTGGACGCGCATCGCGCCGAACACGCTCCCGGCGCTGGCGAAGGTGGCGGCCAATTACATGAACTCGCAGCTCATCAAAATGGAGGCCGTCCTCAACGGTTTCGCCGAGGGGATCGCTCTCGATGCCAATGGCTATGTGAGCGAGGGCAGCGGCCAGAATATTTTCCTCGTCATGGGCGGGAAGCTCCTGACGCCCCCGCTGAGCGCGTCAGTGCTGCCCGGCATCACCCGCGATACCATTCTTCATCTCTGTCGGCTGAACGGCTTCGAGGTGACGGAGACGCCCATCCCCCGCGAGATGCTCTACATCGCCGATGAGGTCTTCTTCGTCGGAACCGCTGCCGAGATCACACCCATTCGCTCGATTGATCGAATCCCCATCGGCTCGGGCAAACGCGGCCCCATCACCCGACACCTCCAGGAGGAATTCTTCGCCATCACTTCGGGCAGGAAGGAAGCGCCCGATGATTGGTTGACATTTGTGACCTAGCCCACGAAGGCGCACCCGGGAATCGGTCGGTGTTGCACGAGGAAGTCGTGAAGGGAGCATGTGTTCTTGGATGTGAGGGACGACGATGGATCTCGGACTGAAAGATAAAGTGGCACTTGTGACGGGGGCGTCGGGAGGGATCGGTCGAGCGATCGCTCGTTCACTCTCGGACGAAGGAGTCAAGCTCGTCATCCACTATCACACGAACCGAGCCGCTGCGGAGCGATTGCAGCAAGAGCTGGCGGTGGAGAGCCTCGTCCTCGGAGCCGATCTTCGAGACGAGGCACAGGTGCGGCGCCTTTTCGAGGCGGCCGTGGCCCGGTGGGGACGCCTCGATCTTCTCATCGCCAACGCCGGCATCTCTCCTCACACCGCCGTCGGCATCAAGGACTTCCCCACATCCGATTGGGACCGCATCTTTGAAGTCAATGTGCGCGGCGTTTTCTTTTGCGTTCGGGAGTTTCTTCCGATCGTCGAGCGCCAGCAAAGCGGACGCATCGTCATCATCTCCTCGACGGCGGCTAAATTCGGCGAAGCGTATAATGCCGCTTACGCCGCCGCCAAATCGGCTCTTCTGGCCTTCATGCTCTCGCTCAAAAACGAGATCGTCAAACTGGCCCCCTATGCCGCCGTGAATATCGTCGCTCCCGGGTGGACGCTCACCCGCATGATGAAGGGCGTCGAGCAACGAACCATCCTGCGCTCCTTCCAGACGCGAGCCATCGCCTGGGAGGTGCCGCTGCCGGAGGATATCGCGCCTCTGGTCGTTTTCCTTTGCTCGGAGAAATGCGCCCGCTTCATCTCCGGTCAAGCCATCTACGTGGATGGAGGGATGGAGGGGCGCGTCATTCACTGGCCGGAAGAACTGGCCCCTCTCCAGGACTTCTTTGCCCGCCACCGCGCGCCTGAGTAGCGCAGCTTACAACGATCTCGTCCGGCGGCAGAACACTCCGCTCGGAGCGGCTCCTTCCGGCACGCTCCTCGCAGTCTTATACGCTGGCCCACCTTCGTCAGCGTCGGCTTCTGTAGGGGGGAGGCGGAGGCTCCATCCCGGTCACTCGTTGAACGCCGATGATCCCGTTGGTGTGAGCGGCAGGATCACGGACGTCCGTCTCGGTGAAAAAGACTTCGCCCGTGATCGGATGAACCCCCAGCCCGCCGTTGACAAAGCCAAGCTGCCTGAGCGTGTTGCCCGCCATGTCGCGGATGCTCGGCACGCTCAGAATTTCTCTTTCCGAGGCGTAGACCGAGGCGGTCGCTCGTCCCCCGGCGGCATCGGCCAGCGCAATGATCGCCCGTGTAGCCAGGTATC
This window encodes:
- a CDS encoding branched-chain amino acid transaminase, which encodes MEQRITRKIWHDGTFIDWEDAKIHVMAHAVNYASTVFEGIRCYATPKGPAIFRLKDHLQRLLNSCHIYRMDIPYSLDELTTACKDLVRINEVSECYIRPLVLRGYGVFGVNPLSCPLETYIVCWVWGKYLGEDALDQGVDACVSSWTRIAPNTLPALAKVAANYMNSQLIKMEAVLNGFAEGIALDANGYVSEGSGQNIFLVMGGKLLTPPLSASVLPGITRDTILHLCRLNGFEVTETPIPREMLYIADEVFFVGTAAEITPIRSIDRIPIGSGKRGPITRHLQEEFFAITSGRKEAPDDWLTFVT
- a CDS encoding SDR family NAD(P)-dependent oxidoreductase; translation: MDLGLKDKVALVTGASGGIGRAIARSLSDEGVKLVIHYHTNRAAAERLQQELAVESLVLGADLRDEAQVRRLFEAAVARWGRLDLLIANAGISPHTAVGIKDFPTSDWDRIFEVNVRGVFFCVREFLPIVERQQSGRIVIISSTAAKFGEAYNAAYAAAKSALLAFMLSLKNEIVKLAPYAAVNIVAPGWTLTRMMKGVEQRTILRSFQTRAIAWEVPLPEDIAPLVVFLCSEKCARFISGQAIYVDGGMEGRVIHWPEELAPLQDFFARHRAPE